The Methanobacterium formicicum DSM 3637 nucleotide sequence TAATCTATTTGGACTGTCAAATATAGTACCTACTTTGTATGCACTGGTTAAAGTGTCTGCTTTAATAACCAGCATAGCCAATATCATCCTTTTAATTGGAATGCTCTACGTGTACGTGGAAAGATACCGTAAAGTGAAATCCAAATTTACCACAACCCTGGTTTCATTTTCACTCCTATTCCTGGTTCAGAACATACTGTTCTCATTTTATTTCATATTTAACCTTCCAGAGACCATTATTAATGCTTTACTGCCATTAATATTTTTAGGACTTGAATTCACGGCTTTAGCACTACTTTTAATGATAACGAGGGATTAATACATTTTTTTTTAAATCTAACATTTTCCCCAAGTAAAATTTTATTTTTTTCCGCAAGTAAATCTATTTATTTCACGTGAATTCTTAATTGAAGGTTTTTTAAGTCAAATTTTCTTTTTTAAGATACTTTCAGGGTTATTATAACTCGGAATGAATTTGGAGGGAAAAAAGAGGAAAAGCTGAGTAAATTTTGGAAAAATTACTTTTAAGTGTTTAAACAAGATTTAAGTAACGGTTAAGGATTTAAAAAAAATTCAAAGGATTCCTTATATCGTGCATAGGTAAAACCATCCTTTGGGTTTAAAATTTAAAATGGAGGTTATAATATGGTAGATGTGAGAGAAATTAAATCTTTTAAACTGACACCTTTTACCAAGATGTCAGCGTCAATATATGGAATTTTGGGATTGATTGGTTCCATATTGATGTTAATAGTACTTGCATTTTTGCAGGCTACCGGAGTAATTCATCATTTAGGGCAGTTTAATCTGGTCACGGGGCTGGGAATACCTTTAATTGTTCTCCTTCCAATAGGTGCCTTTTTAAGTACTATAGTGGTAAGTTTTGTCTCAGTGATGCTTTACAATGCATTGGTACCAAAATTAGGTGGAGTGAAATTAGAATTAGAGGGTAATGAAGTGGAAAATATTCCAGTGATTTCATTTTCCCTGATACTCTCTGCCATTGAAGCAATCTGGGCATTTGTTGTAGGATTGGTCTTAGCAGCAGTGATTTCCCCACTATTCTCGTTAATAGGTGCAATCAGTACCATGCCAGCAGCAGCCAACATAACTGCTAACATAACAAATGTTTCTGGAGCAACCATGCCCACCGGTGCAGAAATTGGAACAGCAGGAATATTAATGTCCCTGGTTTTAATAATTGGGCTTCCAATAATAGTATTTGTATTTGGATTCATTTGGAATGCTTTATTTGCAATATTATACAATTACATAGTCACCAGAGTAGCTAAAATCCAGTTAGAATTTGGCCAAATCACTGGAAACTTACACGAACTTAAACACATACCAGTACTACCCACAGCTCTGGCAGTAGCCCTTGTTTACATGTTGTTAGGGCTTATTGGGATCCTGTCGGGTAACTATGGAGAATTCATATCTAACTTCATAATCTACTTCATAGAAACCGCATTAATTGCCATATTATACAACTACCTGGCACCTAAGATTGGCTCAATTAAATTAAATCTAGAATAAATCTAGATTAATTTTTTTCTTTATTATTTTTTAAGAATAAAGATCATAACATGCATTTTCAAAGAATAACAATAATCGGGGGTTAATGGGATGAAAGCAGTATTATACACTAAGTATAGTTCTCCCAAAGTTCTTTTTCTAGAAGAGGTTGAAAACAGCACTCTAAAGATAAATGCGGTTATGAATGTGGCTATGAAAGATGACAAAACCAAGAAATGTGCAGAATTTGTTGATAAACTTTTGCAAATAGAGAATATGGTTAAAGCTTCAGAAAGCGAAAGAGTTTGCTTTAAAAGTTAAGGAAAAGCTAACGAATTGGGTTAATTATATTTTAAGGGATTATTCAAAAGTGAGGTGAAATAATGGAAAATAAAGGGAAAAAACAAGGGATGTGTTGCTTATGAGATCTCTCATGGTATTGTATTCATACCACCACCATAACACTGAAAAGGTTGCTGAAATGATTGTACCGGTTTTAGGTGCAGAAATAAAGTGGCCGGAGGATGTCAATCCTGAAGAGATTAAAGAATATGATCTTATCGGTTTTGGATCTGGGATTTACGGTGGAATACATCATAAAACACTACTCGAACTAGCAGATAAATTACCTGAAACCACAGATAAGAAAGCATTTATTTTCTCAACCAGTGCAGGAGTTGAAAAATCTAAAACCATCAAATCTCACTCCGCCCTTAGGGAAAAACTACAATCGAAGGGGTACATAATTGTTAATGAATTTCAGTGTAGAGGATTTTTAGGGAAAATAGGATTGGGAATAAGTAGGGGTCACCCTGATGCTCAGGATCTCAAACATGCCGAAGTATTTGCTCAAAACCTTATTAAAGCAAAAGATTAATTCCTAAAATGAGGGGAAATAATGGAAGAGAAAAATAAATCATTAATTGTTCTGTATTCATACCATCATTATAATACAGAGAAAATAGCTGGAGTCTTCTCTAAAATTCTTGATGCAGAAATAAAATGGCCAGATGAAATAAATCCGGAAGAAATTCTAAAATATGATTTAATAGGTTTTGGATCGGGAATTTATAGTGCCAAACATGATGGATCTCTACTTGAACTTGCCGATGAACTATCAGAAGTGAATGATAAAAAAGCATTTATTTTTTCTACTGCTGGAATCAGTGGGGAATCCAAAAAAATCAAAGATCACTCTAAACTCAGGGAAAAACTAGAATCAAAAGGATATATAATTGTTGATGAATTTCAATGTAAAGGATTCAACACCAATAGTTTCCTTAGACTGTTTGGTGGAATGAATAAGGGCAGACCTAATGATCAAGACCTTAAAAATGCTGAAGAGTTTGCTAATAAACTAAAAAAAGAGCGTAAGAATAAATAGGAAGAACAAGAACCTATAAAAAGAACTCAAAAACGAGGATTTATCATTACTTATAAACATTACAAATTTAGTGGGAGATAAAATATTATTTTAATTTATAAGACAAAAATTTTATGAGGCATACTCAATTTAAAATAAAAGTAAAACACGACTTTTTTTTATCTGATTTATAATTTTTCTGGTTAATAATATTCATTTTAATTAAAAAAAATTGTTAAACTAATTCCCCTGCCAGGGTTAAGGCCAGAACTGTTATTAATAACACTATGGCTGCGCTTAAAAAGCCAATAGGACCCATTCTAGTGGAAACTGATTTCATTTTAGACGAGTTGTCACTTTCTTCAAGAGCTCTTCTCTCATCAACCATCATCATCAAACGATTAACTTCAATAACATCATCCATGACCACTTTTCGATGTTCCACATTATTTTTGGAATTAAATTCAGCTACATTGTTCCATAAACTTCCTTTATCTCGTTGAAGAGTGTTTAAAACTTCATCCGATACTGGATTTTGTTTTGAAAAACGATTCATTATAAATTCGTTTTCTGATACCTCACCCGTTTTAAAGGTGTTGGTTTGGTCCTGTTTTAATGGGTTAAACTGTTTGGAATCTATTTCATCAGAAGGTTTAAAAGATTTAACAGAATCCTGACCGAGATTGGTTGAACTGAACATCAAACTACTTTCAGGGGATGGAATTGATTCATAATATGTCAGTAAACTTCCACATTCGCATTTCTCAAAGTCTTCTGGAGTTTCATTTTCTTGTAACTTATAATAACCGTTACATTCAGAGCAAACTAAATATCCTGTGGAATTATCTGAGAACTGGACGGATTCACGGTTTCTTTCAGGTTTTAAAACCATTAAAGCACCTTCATTTTTTTTGGTGTTACTTAATATTATCCTTCACAAACAATTTTATTAAATAATTGCTATCATTTTTATGACTTATATTAATTTCTAAAATCATTGATGATTCTGCTAAAATTGAAAAATAGATTAATAGTATAAATAGGTACACACGAAAATATTAACAATGAAAATCGCAGCTGGTGTGGGTGAAAATCAGGCTATAATCCAGGCAGCAGGTAAAGTTGACTTTGAAGTTGTTTTAACCGAATCTGAAGAGGAACTGCTGGACTTACTATTAAATGGAGAAGTTGATGCTGCAATTAGGGGGTCCCTTAGTGCATCCCATCTACTTAAAATGCTCAGGGAAAAGTATCCTGAAGTCTACCGTGCATCCTTACTGGAACTTAAAGGACACCATGTGCTCCTGGCTCCGGTGGGCATAGATGAGGGAGACACCCTGGAACAGAAAAAGAAACTTATTGAATATGGGGCTCAATTTCTGTATCGGCTAGGTTTAAATCCTAAAATAGCAGTTATTTCTGGGGGAAGACCACAGGATATAGGTAGAAGTCCACAGATTGATAAAAGTATCATGGAAGGTGAAGAGTTAACCCGGATCACAAGGGATAAATATGAGGTTAAACATTACTTTGCATTAATAGAAGATGCTGTTGATGATGGAGCCAACATGATACTGGCACCAGATGGTATCTGTGGGAATCTGATTTTTCGCAGCCTTGTTTTACTGGGTTTTGTTAAAAGCCATGGGGCAGTGGCTCTTGGTATTGATGAGATATTCATTGACACTTCCCGATCCCAGAGTGAAGAAGGATACCTGTGTGCTTTGAAACTGGCAGAAAAACTGGTTAAAACAAAATAATAGATTTACTTAACAAATTATAATTTATCACTAATTAAAATCAGAACATCCACCTAATTTAAAATGGAATAAAGTAAGTATTTTAATCACAAATATTTCCACATTTAAACGAAATATTTCCATACTTAATATTCTACCTATCCTCACATAATTTATCAAAATAATTAAAGGAATCTAAAATGTCAGCATTAACACCACTTTACAGGATTTATGAATGGTACATCTCCCGTAACCTCCGACCAGAGAACATGCCCAAACATGTAGCTATTATTATGGATGGAAATCGTCGTTTTTCTAAAATCCAGGGAAATCTTGATGCCATTGATGGTCATAAGAAAGGGATTGATACCTTAGAACGGGTTCTGGACTGGTGTGTTGATCTGGGTATTGAAATCGTAACTGCCTATGCTTTCTCCACTGAAAACTTCAAAAGACCACCCAAGGAAGTGGAGGGGTTAATGCAACTTTTCAAGGAAAATTTCGAGGGAATAGCCCGTAACAAAAAGATTCACGACAACCAGGTCCGGGTAAAGGCAGTGGGTAAACTGGAACTTCTACCTGAAGATGTCAGGGAAGCGATCCGTATCGCTGAAAAATCAACTGCCCACTACAATAAAAGACAGGTGAACATTGCCATAGGTTACGATGGACGTATGGAGATTGTTGATGCCATAAAAAAGATAGTTAAAGAAGTTCAGGAAGGAAAAATAACCACCGATGATATTGATGAGGAACTGGTAAACAGTAACCTCTACACTGCTGGTCTGGAGGATCCTAACCTGATTATCAGGACCAGTGGTGAGGAAAGACTCAGTGGATTCCTGTTATGGCAATCATCATACTCTGAACTCTATTTCTGCGATAGTTTATGGCCAGAACTCAGGAAAGTTGACTTTTTAAGGGCTTTACGTTCTTATCAGGAGAGGGAAAGGCGATACGGGGTTTAGGTGTTTTGGAATGATTGACAGTCACTGTCACATTGATTTTAAAGTTTACAATAAAAACAGGCAGGAAGTTATAGGACGTGCACAGGAGAAATTAACCGCCATTGTGAACTCCGGTGCCACACTGGGGGGCAACAGACGAACCCTGAAACTGGCCAGAGAATATGAAAATTTTTTGTATCCTACACTTGGATTTCATCCATCCAATGCATCTAAGTCTGATGTTTCGGTAATAAAACAGGCTTTAGATGAAATTGAGGATAATATCGATGTTGCGGTAGGTCTGGGTGAAACCGGCCTTGACTTCAATGATCCCGGTGGTGAAGATGATAAAAATAAACAGAT carries:
- a CDS encoding flavodoxin family protein, which codes for MRSLMVLYSYHHHNTEKVAEMIVPVLGAEIKWPEDVNPEEIKEYDLIGFGSGIYGGIHHKTLLELADKLPETTDKKAFIFSTSAGVEKSKTIKSHSALREKLQSKGYIIVNEFQCRGFLGKIGLGISRGHPDAQDLKHAEVFAQNLIKAKD
- a CDS encoding flavodoxin family protein; protein product: MEEKNKSLIVLYSYHHYNTEKIAGVFSKILDAEIKWPDEINPEEILKYDLIGFGSGIYSAKHDGSLLELADELSEVNDKKAFIFSTAGISGESKKIKDHSKLREKLESKGYIIVDEFQCKGFNTNSFLRLFGGMNKGRPNDQDLKNAEEFANKLKKERKNK
- the uppS gene encoding polyprenyl diphosphate synthase produces the protein MSALTPLYRIYEWYISRNLRPENMPKHVAIIMDGNRRFSKIQGNLDAIDGHKKGIDTLERVLDWCVDLGIEIVTAYAFSTENFKRPPKEVEGLMQLFKENFEGIARNKKIHDNQVRVKAVGKLELLPEDVREAIRIAEKSTAHYNKRQVNIAIGYDGRMEIVDAIKKIVKEVQEGKITTDDIDEELVNSNLYTAGLEDPNLIIRTSGEERLSGFLLWQSSYSELYFCDSLWPELRKVDFLRALRSYQERERRYGV
- the mtxX gene encoding methanogenesis marker protein Mmp4/MtxX — its product is MKIAAGVGENQAIIQAAGKVDFEVVLTESEEELLDLLLNGEVDAAIRGSLSASHLLKMLREKYPEVYRASLLELKGHHVLLAPVGIDEGDTLEQKKKLIEYGAQFLYRLGLNPKIAVISGGRPQDIGRSPQIDKSIMEGEELTRITRDKYEVKHYFALIEDAVDDGANMILAPDGICGNLIFRSLVLLGFVKSHGAVALGIDEIFIDTSRSQSEEGYLCALKLAEKLVKTK